The genomic DNA TTCGAGCGAAGCTGTTTTCGTCTTTAAATCCTGCACAAACCGAAGGCCCCATCTAATCTCTTCATTTTCGTTAATGACTCCAAGCTTTGACACTTTGCTCATCGTAGCCATCGTCGTATTCGTCTTCACGTCCATATTCATCACGAGTCCCTGACGCTTGCGGTCCTCGCTGACCAAAGCAAAACCCGCCTCGATTGCATCGGTCACCGACCGGATGCGCACCGGCTTGCCTTCGATCAGTACTTCTCCTGTAGAGCGTCCTTCATAGGCGCCAAACAAACTGCTTACCAGTTCGGTACGCCCGGCCCCCATCAATCCGGCGATTCCTAAAATTTCTCCCTTACGTAAAGTGAAATTTACATCCTCAATCACTTTTTGGTCCCGTTTCTCGGGATGCCATACATTATAGTTCTTAACCTCAAGCACAATCTCCCCAGGCGTATGCTCCACCCTTGGATAACGCTCCGTCAGCTCGCGGCCGACCATGAGCGACACAACCTGGTCATCGTTCGTTTCATGGCGGTCCAGCGTTGTTACCGTCTGCCCGTCGCGCAGCACCGTGATCGAATCCGCCAACTCGAACACCTCCGGCATTTTGTGCGAGATATAAATGCAGGAAACCCCTTCGCTGCGGAGCTGATTCAGAATATTCATCAAAATGGCGACTTCGCTTTCGGTCAATGCCGCCGTCGGTTCATCCAGGATCAGAATTTGCGTATGCTTGGACAGCGCTTTGGCGATTTCTACGAGCTGCTGCTGGCCGATGCCCAGGCTGCCGATTTTCGTGTTCGGCGAAATGTTCAGCCCTACTCTTTTCAACCACAGGGCAGCATTATGATACAGCTCATCCCAGCGGATAACCCCGTGCCTTTGCGGCTCCGCCCCGAGAAAAATATTCTCGCCCACCGTCATATCCTTCACGAGCGCCAGCTCCTGGTGAATAATCGTAATGCCCGCCTTCTCCGCATCTACAATGTTGTGAAACTCCTTCTTCTCTCCGCCGATGAGCAGATCCCCGCTATAGGTTCCCGCCGGATACAGACCGCTCAGCACCTTCATCAGCGTTGACTTGCCCGCCCCATTCTCGCCGCACAAGGCATGAATTTCGCCTTTCCGCAGCTTGAAGTTCACCTGATCCAGCGCCTTGACGCCCGGAAACTCTTTGCTGATGTTCACCATCTCTAACACGTACATAGGCTCTATCTCCTTCTAACGCCGAGTTATCGTAAAGGGAGAGGACAGCCGAAGCCTCTTGCAATTTCCGCACGAACTTCAACTGCCCCGCTGATCCCTTGCCGGATTCACTTAGCTAAAGCTTACTGCTGCGGCCACTGATCTTTAGGAACGTTCTTGTAGACATCCTCCAGCTTGTGGAAACCGTCCTCGATCAAAATAGAGAGCTCATCCTTGCTCACCGGAATCGGATCGAGCAATACGGACGGTACATCGAATTTGCCGTTGTACACGGTCGTGTCCGTGGCAATGTCTTCACCTTTTGCAGCTGCAACGGCCATTTCGGCCGCTTTTGTGGCGATCGATTTAATCGGCTTATATACCGTCATTTGCTGCGTGCCTTCTGCGATCCGCTGCACCGCGGCCAAATCCGCATCCTGTCCGGATACCGGGATTTTGCCAGCCATGCCTTGAGCGGTCAGAGCCTGTATAGCTCCGCCTGCCGTACCGTCATTCGCTGCTACAACGCCCTGCACGTCGTTCTTCACGGCGGTCAGCGCATTTTCCATGTTCTTCAAGGCTTCTTCCGGCTTCCAGTCTTTGGAGAACTGGTCATATACGATTTTGATGTCGCCTTTCTCTTCCAGCGGCTTCAAAATGTTCATAGCCCCCGTCTTGAACATATGTGCGTTGTTATCCGTATCGGCTCCGCCGATGTAGACGATGTTGCCTTTCGGCGCTTGGTCGATGACCGCCTGAGCCTGAAGCTCCCCGACCCGGACGTTGTCAAAAGAAATGTAATAGTCCACTTCCGCATTGTTGATCAGGCGATCGTACGCGATAACCTTGATGCCTTCTTTATGCGCCTTCTCCACGATCGGCGCGGTCGCTTCCGCATTGTGCGCGATAACGACAAGGACGTCGACGCCCTGCGAAATCAGCTGCTCCGCCTGGCTAAGCTGCGTAGCATCATCCCCGTTCGCTGCCAGCACCTTTACATCCCCGCCGAGCTCCTTCACCTTGGCCGAGAAAATATCCCGGTCCTTCTGCCAGCGCTCCTCCTTCAGCGTGTCCATCGACAGCCCAATGACGATCTTGCCGTCATCTTTGCCTGCGGCTGCATTTCCTGTTCCTGCGCTGTTCTTCGTATTCGCGCTGCCGTCCGACACCACGCCGCAGCCTGCCAATGAAGATGCCAGCAACAATGCAGCTAAGCTTAACCGTAACAAATGACCGTATTTTCTCACTCTTTCTTCGCCCCTTTTCATCGGATAAATTAATTTGATTGCGCTTACATTTCAATCTTAGCACCGGATCTGAAGCTGCGGGAGGTCAATGACCTGCATTTGTTTGCTCTCCACCTTCATTGGATTGCGGCCTGATGTAATGATTTTCATGGACAGCGCTTTCATAGCACTATTCTGTTCTATACAGCAAAAAAGTCCTTGTTGTTTAACAAGGACTTGTCTTCTCCAGCTGCTGGCGATACTCGGTAGGTGTCATTCCCGTCGTCTTCTTGAAGACGCGGCTGAAATAGTTCGGGTCATTATAACCGACCTCAAAACAAATCTCCTTCAAGCTGAGGCGCTGTTCTCCGATCAGTCTCTTGGCCTCTTCCATACGCAGCCGTGTTACATAATCAATGAAGTTCTCACCGGTATGCTGCTTGAACA from Paenibacillus woosongensis includes the following:
- a CDS encoding xylose ABC transporter ATP-binding protein, whose translation is MYVLEMVNISKEFPGVKALDQVNFKLRKGEIHALCGENGAGKSTLMKVLSGLYPAGTYSGDLLIGGEKKEFHNIVDAEKAGITIIHQELALVKDMTVGENIFLGAEPQRHGVIRWDELYHNAALWLKRVGLNISPNTKIGSLGIGQQQLVEIAKALSKHTQILILDEPTAALTESEVAILMNILNQLRSEGVSCIYISHKMPEVFELADSITVLRDGQTVTTLDRHETNDDQVVSLMVGRELTERYPRVEHTPGEIVLEVKNYNVWHPEKRDQKVIEDVNFTLRKGEILGIAGLMGAGRTELVSSLFGAYEGRSTGEVLIEGKPVRIRSVTDAIEAGFALVSEDRKRQGLVMNMDVKTNTTMATMSKVSKLGVINENEEIRWGLRFVQDLKTKTASLETAVGTLSGGNQQKVVIGKWLMSDPKILIMDEPTRGIDVGAKYEIYHLMNQLVEQGVAIIMISSELPEVLGMSDRILVMSEGEFVREFDWREATQENIMQAATGGK
- the xylF gene encoding D-xylose ABC transporter substrate-binding protein; protein product: MKRGEERVRKYGHLLRLSLAALLLASSLAGCGVVSDGSANTKNSAGTGNAAAGKDDGKIVIGLSMDTLKEERWQKDRDIFSAKVKELGGDVKVLAANGDDATQLSQAEQLISQGVDVLVVIAHNAEATAPIVEKAHKEGIKVIAYDRLINNAEVDYYISFDNVRVGELQAQAVIDQAPKGNIVYIGGADTDNNAHMFKTGAMNILKPLEEKGDIKIVYDQFSKDWKPEEALKNMENALTAVKNDVQGVVAANDGTAGGAIQALTAQGMAGKIPVSGQDADLAAVQRIAEGTQQMTVYKPIKSIATKAAEMAVAAAKGEDIATDTTVYNGKFDVPSVLLDPIPVSKDELSILIEDGFHKLEDVYKNVPKDQWPQQ